One window of Terriglobales bacterium genomic DNA carries:
- a CDS encoding carboxypeptidase regulatory-like domain-containing protein translates to MKKQAWLLLFFLLSFSAVSLAQGLGDIVGTVSDPSGALLAGAKVTAIETGTGLVRTTTADSQGYYVITALKPSRYTVTIESPGFRTEKQQVTLLADQSLTVNGHLQLGTPTEVVEVTGSSVQVDTSTSTLKNVVEQTRITELPLNGRNAATLTLTTAGSVQGPSGGADQGTTKTFPGAVTLNVNGARQNQISYQLDGGNYVDEYTNVNQPFPNPDALQEFSIQTSNYSAEYGQNAGAVVNVITKSGTNALHGTAFEFVRNAVFNARNWAAPLTLPNGSPTKDMGRDQLKRNQFGGTIGGPIIKDKTFFFSSYQGTRLRNLGGVTQTTVPTVAQRATATDPAVINLLKGIPLGDVNGKLSFAKPDHQDFHDLLGKVDHVLTEKDRFSVRYAYDRFSKLAVFDPANFLTYTDGSTITSQNILLHESHVFNPHLLNDARFSYSREKASRGPAANAISVADLGVALPYEPVKAIQQIRVNGGFSFGDNPPASFVRNNFTWSDDVSWVISKHELHYGGTLERSRVDLDNKFFQPAEFSFDGFANLMAGKLTDYSGNPAFRQGAGEFKNNRNTFAGLYIQDNFKVNRRLTVNLGLRWEPGRAQRELKNRWTQFRLPDLIAGVHSTVFPNAPAGLFFPGDAGFPDNGLRDSMNNFAPRLGFAWDVFGDSKTSLRGGTGIFYDTRISGMNNNRFVDSTPFSPQLFLQTGAVGASPGTFTDPLCTQAATQTAQKCTSQTANYPFPATFPPPKNALFRQSDLYLGWDPNNKWQVPTIYNWNFVLERQLPASFLVRAGYVGSHTSHLGETINQDPCVPSATVTCSGAIRRLNLVKPAADVSFGDLQLVPYDVNSSYNSLQLTAERRAKSLTITGSYTWSKSIDDLPPAQGLYGFDANYSARPWDDPLRHAFDRGPSEFDHQHRFVSSFVWELPGLSGANGFVRNTLGGWQFSGLVSAQTGRPLTLLSGANSNSGGSRAGLGQDRPNLVGNAYGAGACPATGTTACRDWLSPAAFVTNPAGTFGNVGKGSLRYPGYYDWDMGLGKNFKFTERIGMQFRAEFFNVFNRVNFDENAVSGTGNFLKLNSAGNFGALRSATDPRIGQLGLKLNF, encoded by the coding sequence ATGAAGAAACAAGCGTGGTTGCTCCTGTTCTTCCTCCTGTCGTTCAGTGCAGTTTCACTTGCCCAGGGGCTAGGAGACATTGTCGGCACTGTCTCTGATCCATCAGGCGCCCTCCTCGCGGGAGCAAAAGTCACTGCAATTGAGACAGGAACTGGTCTCGTGCGCACAACCACTGCGGACAGCCAGGGGTATTACGTCATCACGGCGTTGAAACCCTCGCGATACACGGTCACAATCGAATCCCCCGGCTTCCGCACGGAAAAGCAGCAAGTAACGCTACTCGCAGATCAATCGCTGACGGTCAACGGACATCTCCAGTTGGGTACGCCCACGGAAGTCGTCGAAGTGACCGGCTCGAGCGTGCAAGTCGACACCAGCACCTCAACACTGAAGAATGTCGTCGAGCAAACGCGGATTACCGAACTACCGTTGAATGGCCGCAACGCCGCCACACTCACTCTCACGACCGCGGGCTCGGTTCAGGGTCCCAGTGGTGGGGCTGACCAGGGCACGACTAAAACTTTCCCCGGAGCGGTCACTCTTAATGTGAATGGTGCGCGGCAAAACCAGATCAGTTATCAACTCGATGGCGGCAATTACGTAGACGAGTACACCAACGTCAACCAGCCTTTTCCGAATCCTGACGCGCTTCAGGAATTCAGCATCCAGACCAGTAACTACAGTGCGGAATACGGGCAAAATGCGGGCGCAGTCGTGAACGTGATTACCAAATCAGGAACTAACGCGCTGCATGGCACAGCATTCGAATTTGTGCGCAACGCAGTGTTCAACGCCAGAAACTGGGCTGCGCCTCTGACGCTGCCTAACGGTTCGCCGACGAAGGACATGGGCCGCGATCAGCTTAAACGGAACCAGTTCGGCGGTACGATCGGCGGTCCCATCATCAAGGACAAGACGTTCTTCTTCAGTTCTTACCAAGGCACACGCCTGCGCAACCTTGGCGGTGTAACCCAGACCACGGTTCCTACTGTTGCGCAACGGGCAACGGCTACGGATCCGGCAGTAATAAACCTTTTGAAGGGCATTCCGCTGGGTGATGTCAACGGGAAGTTGAGTTTCGCGAAGCCCGACCACCAGGATTTTCATGATCTGTTGGGCAAAGTGGATCATGTGCTAACCGAAAAAGATCGATTCTCGGTACGTTATGCGTACGATCGGTTCAGCAAGCTGGCGGTGTTTGACCCTGCCAACTTTTTGACATACACCGACGGCTCGACGATAACCTCACAAAATATTTTGTTACACGAGAGTCACGTCTTTAATCCACACCTGCTGAATGATGCGCGCTTTAGCTATTCCCGCGAGAAGGCGAGCCGTGGCCCAGCCGCCAACGCGATCAGCGTTGCCGATTTGGGAGTAGCCTTGCCCTACGAGCCGGTGAAGGCAATTCAGCAGATCAGGGTCAACGGTGGATTTAGCTTCGGAGATAATCCTCCCGCTTCTTTTGTGCGCAACAACTTCACCTGGAGCGATGACGTAAGCTGGGTGATTTCCAAGCATGAGCTGCACTACGGCGGAACACTCGAGCGCAGCCGCGTCGATCTGGATAACAAGTTCTTCCAGCCGGCTGAATTCAGCTTCGACGGGTTTGCCAATTTGATGGCGGGAAAGTTGACCGACTATAGCGGCAACCCGGCGTTCCGTCAGGGCGCAGGAGAATTCAAGAATAATCGCAACACGTTTGCTGGTCTTTACATTCAGGACAACTTCAAAGTAAACCGCAGGTTGACGGTGAATCTTGGATTGCGATGGGAGCCAGGGCGGGCGCAGCGCGAGCTCAAGAATCGCTGGACACAATTCAGGCTACCAGACCTAATCGCCGGAGTACATTCGACGGTATTTCCCAACGCGCCGGCTGGTCTCTTCTTTCCTGGTGACGCTGGGTTCCCAGACAATGGGCTTCGCGACAGCATGAACAACTTCGCTCCACGGCTTGGCTTCGCTTGGGACGTTTTCGGCGACAGCAAAACAAGCTTGCGCGGCGGTACTGGAATCTTCTACGACACTCGAATAAGCGGCATGAACAATAATCGATTCGTGGATTCGACGCCGTTCAGTCCACAGCTCTTTCTACAAACCGGCGCGGTGGGGGCGAGTCCCGGTACGTTCACCGATCCACTCTGCACTCAAGCTGCGACCCAGACAGCCCAGAAATGCACGAGTCAAACGGCTAATTATCCTTTCCCAGCTACCTTTCCGCCTCCAAAGAATGCTCTTTTCCGGCAGAGCGATCTTTATTTGGGTTGGGATCCGAACAATAAGTGGCAAGTACCAACCATTTATAACTGGAATTTCGTACTTGAGCGGCAGTTGCCCGCGAGCTTTCTGGTGCGTGCTGGATATGTAGGTTCGCACACGTCCCATTTAGGTGAAACCATCAACCAGGACCCATGCGTTCCGTCCGCTACTGTCACCTGCTCGGGTGCGATTCGAAGGTTGAACCTTGTGAAGCCTGCGGCTGACGTCTCGTTTGGCGACCTTCAACTAGTTCCTTACGATGTGAATTCAAGCTACAACTCGCTCCAGTTGACTGCGGAACGTCGTGCGAAGAGCCTTACGATCACAGGAAGCTATACCTGGTCGAAGAGCATTGACGATCTGCCGCCAGCGCAAGGTCTCTACGGCTTCGACGCTAACTATTCGGCACGACCGTGGGACGATCCTTTGCGACATGCTTTTGATCGAGGGCCGTCGGAGTTTGATCATCAGCATCGTTTCGTGTCGTCTTTCGTGTGGGAGCTGCCGGGGTTGAGCGGAGCAAACGGCTTCGTTCGCAACACGCTGGGTGGATGGCAGTTCAGCGGGTTAGTTTCAGCACAGACCGGACGACCTCTCACCTTGCTTTCCGGCGCAAACAGCAACAGCGGTGGCTCCAGAGCTGGACTCGGTCAAGATCGGCCGAATCTTGTAGGCAATGCGTATGGTGCTGGAGCGTGTCCAGCTACGGGTACCACGGCCTGCCGCGACTGGCTTAGCCCTGCCGCGTTCGTGACCAATCCGGCTGGTACTTTCGGCAATGTCGGCAAGGGAAGCCTGCGCTACCCTGGCTACTACGATTGGGATATGGGACTCGGAAAGAATTTCAAATTTACGGAGCGCATTGGCATGCAGTTCCGCGCCGAGTTCTTCAACGTGTTTAACCGCGTGAACTTCGATGAGAACGCTGTCTCAGGTACGGGCAACTTCCTGAAACTGAACTCTGCCGGAAATTTTGGCGCTCTGCGTTCAGCGACGGATCCCCGTATTGGACAGCTTGGACTGAAGTTGAATTTCTGA
- a CDS encoding DinB family protein translates to MKLLGSLLMLTCAALAQTPDLKSASGYPKMVQKQVTAWIERAAEKMPEEEYGFKPDPAVRSFAQILGHIADADYLFCSIALGEKNPSPEIEKTKTTKTELTSAVHDAFAYCNRAYTALTDAGANETVKAFGGERNKLGVLWFNASHNLEHYGNLVVYMRTKGIVPPSSERTPQ, encoded by the coding sequence ATGAAACTGCTTGGCAGTCTGCTGATGCTAACCTGCGCCGCGCTGGCGCAAACTCCGGATTTGAAATCGGCCAGTGGCTATCCCAAGATGGTCCAGAAACAGGTCACCGCCTGGATCGAGCGCGCCGCCGAGAAGATGCCGGAGGAAGAGTACGGGTTCAAACCGGATCCCGCTGTGCGATCTTTCGCGCAGATCCTTGGCCACATCGCGGATGCGGACTACCTCTTCTGTTCCATCGCTCTGGGAGAGAAAAACCCGTCGCCGGAAATCGAGAAGACCAAGACTACGAAAACGGAACTAACGTCGGCAGTGCACGATGCCTTCGCATACTGCAATCGTGCCTACACTGCGCTCACCGACGCCGGCGCCAATGAGACGGTGAAGGCCTTTGGCGGGGAGCGCAACAAACTCGGCGTGCTATGGTTCAACGCCTCCCATAACCTGGAGCACTACGGCAACCTGGTGGTCTACATGCGGACGAAAGGAATCGTGCCGCCCTCCAGCGAGCGTACTCCGCAGTAG
- a CDS encoding Gfo/Idh/MocA family oxidoreductase: MKTPKLNHDFASRSRREFLRDLAWATAALATTGLHGQTKAPDRKLGIALLGLGRYSSGQLGPALHETKHCYLAGVVTGHPEKGEKWATDYGLNKKNIYNYENFDRIADNPDIDIVYVVTPPALHPEFTIRAAKAGKHVISEKPMATSVADCDRMIDACKKAKVKLAIGYRLHYDLYHRELMRLAREQDFGPFMRMTGDRGFVFGERAWRIDKKLAGGGPMMDLGIYIVHGTCMAANGAVPIAVTAHENPKTKPELFNEVEETLHWTMQWANGAKCDAVTSFNHSSDTFRAEGSKGWIDFKQHAFTYRGIVCETSRGPLTYPAINQQAAHMDDFADCVRSGRDTPVPGELGRRDMQIITAVYEAARTGKRVQVKT; the protein is encoded by the coding sequence ATGAAGACGCCGAAGCTGAATCATGATTTCGCCTCCCGATCACGCCGCGAGTTCCTGCGCGACCTGGCTTGGGCCACCGCTGCCCTAGCCACAACCGGACTTCACGGACAGACCAAAGCTCCCGACCGCAAACTCGGTATCGCGCTGCTTGGGTTGGGACGATACTCCTCGGGTCAACTTGGTCCTGCGCTGCACGAAACGAAGCATTGCTATCTGGCCGGTGTCGTTACCGGGCATCCCGAAAAGGGAGAGAAATGGGCAACCGACTATGGTCTGAACAAGAAGAATATCTACAACTACGAGAACTTCGACCGCATCGCTGACAATCCAGACATTGACATCGTTTACGTTGTCACTCCTCCCGCCCTGCACCCAGAGTTCACGATTCGCGCAGCCAAGGCGGGGAAACACGTGATCTCAGAGAAGCCCATGGCAACTTCAGTAGCGGACTGCGATCGCATGATCGACGCCTGTAAGAAAGCGAAGGTGAAGCTTGCCATCGGATATCGCCTGCACTACGACCTCTATCACCGCGAGCTGATGCGCCTCGCCCGCGAACAGGACTTCGGTCCCTTCATGAGGATGACCGGAGACCGCGGCTTCGTCTTCGGCGAGCGCGCCTGGCGGATCGACAAGAAGCTAGCCGGTGGCGGCCCCATGATGGACCTCGGCATCTACATCGTGCACGGCACTTGCATGGCCGCTAACGGAGCAGTTCCGATCGCGGTCACCGCACATGAGAATCCCAAAACGAAACCGGAACTCTTTAACGAAGTAGAAGAGACCCTGCACTGGACCATGCAGTGGGCGAACGGAGCGAAGTGCGACGCCGTGACCAGCTTCAACCACAGCTCCGACACGTTTCGCGCTGAAGGCTCAAAAGGCTGGATTGACTTCAAGCAGCACGCCTTCACCTATCGCGGCATAGTTTGCGAGACCAGCCGCGGTCCACTCACGTACCCGGCAATCAATCAGCAGGCAGCCCACATGGACGACTTCGCCGACTGTGTCCGCAGCGGTCGGGACACTCCTGTTCCTGGCGAACTCGGCCGACGCGACATGCAAATCATCACTGCCGTCTACGAGGCCGCACGCACGGGCAAGCGCGTGCAAGTCAAGACGTAG
- a CDS encoding LysR family transcriptional regulator — MDVHQLEVFLSVLDTGSVTRGAERVHLSPAAVSLQLQGLAEHLQTELFVRSGRKLAPTSMAYRLAEHARTVIDQMRRIESDFHGTAQEDTRPFHFATGVTTLVYRLGRPLRMLRKEYPQTELHVTVANTEEIVAGLLDRRFDLGLISLPVSEPSITTIPLFDEDLLVVRPSQTKVRGGQIGSIRVSDLARVSWLLYPKQSNMRTIIDAFFAHVGIEPNVVMEAADTEAIKRLVESGFGYSILPAFSLKGQSRFFHTMRIAGHKLVRNQALAMVNAAYPRALTLTIADFIRRSLQ, encoded by the coding sequence ATGGACGTTCACCAGCTCGAAGTGTTTCTTTCGGTTCTCGATACCGGGAGCGTTACCCGGGGAGCTGAGCGAGTGCATCTCTCTCCAGCTGCCGTAAGCCTGCAACTGCAAGGGTTGGCGGAACATCTGCAGACAGAATTGTTCGTGCGTTCGGGGCGCAAGCTCGCGCCAACGTCGATGGCGTATCGCCTGGCAGAGCACGCGCGCACGGTGATCGACCAGATGCGTCGCATCGAGTCCGACTTCCATGGTACGGCGCAGGAGGACACTCGCCCCTTCCACTTTGCCACAGGTGTTACCACGCTCGTCTATCGGCTGGGTCGTCCGTTGCGCATGCTGCGCAAGGAGTATCCACAGACGGAACTCCATGTGACGGTTGCTAATACCGAGGAGATCGTCGCCGGCCTGCTCGATCGTCGTTTCGATTTGGGACTGATCTCACTTCCCGTTTCGGAGCCAAGCATCACCACAATTCCCTTATTTGACGAAGACTTGCTCGTGGTGAGGCCTTCTCAGACCAAAGTGCGCGGCGGGCAAATCGGCTCAATTCGCGTCTCGGATTTAGCGCGCGTTTCCTGGCTGCTGTATCCGAAGCAGAGCAATATGCGCACCATCATCGACGCGTTCTTCGCGCATGTGGGCATTGAGCCCAACGTCGTCATGGAGGCGGCCGATACTGAAGCCATCAAAAGGCTCGTCGAGTCTGGCTTTGGGTACTCGATTCTGCCTGCCTTTTCATTGAAGGGACAATCACGCTTCTTCCACACGATGCGGATCGCCGGACACAAGCTGGTGCGAAACCAGGCTTTGGCGATGGTAAACGCCGCGTACCCTCGCGCCCTGACGCTCACGATCGCGGATTTTATCCGCAGATCGCTGCAGTAA
- a CDS encoding DinB family protein: MSSCLIFYNVFTPYIRSLFAMRVTLFGTMKVNELLLPHYDQEVQNTRRILEVVPVDKFAWKPHEKSMTLGRLASHVAELPNFLATIIQTEEVELTTSDMKPFSPATRAEMLAGFEKRAAEARQAIANSSDEHLAKPWRLTFKGQEVFGGVRNVLLQTTICHQVHHRAQLTVYLRQNNVIFPGVYGPSADEMAAFK, from the coding sequence ATGAGTTCGTGCCTCATTTTTTACAATGTTTTTACACCTTATATTCGCTCTTTATTCGCTATGCGTGTTACACTCTTCGGCACTATGAAAGTGAACGAACTGTTGTTGCCGCATTACGATCAGGAAGTCCAGAACACCCGGCGGATCCTCGAGGTCGTTCCAGTCGACAAATTTGCCTGGAAGCCGCATGAGAAGTCGATGACCTTGGGACGCCTTGCCTCTCACGTCGCGGAGCTTCCGAATTTTCTCGCCACGATCATTCAGACTGAGGAGGTGGAGCTGACGACCTCGGATATGAAGCCCTTCTCGCCAGCCACGCGAGCGGAAATGCTGGCTGGCTTTGAGAAGCGCGCTGCCGAGGCTCGCCAGGCAATCGCAAATTCATCCGATGAGCACTTGGCGAAGCCGTGGAGGTTAACCTTCAAGGGTCAGGAGGTCTTCGGGGGAGTTCGCAATGTGCTGTTGCAGACCACGATCTGCCATCAGGTGCACCACCGTGCGCAGCTTACCGTGTACCTGCGTCAGAACAATGTGATTTTTCCCGGGGTCTATGGACCGTCGGCGGACGAAATGGCTGCTTTCAAGTAA
- a CDS encoding glycoside hydrolase family 28 protein has product MSSNQESTRRKFLHLTAAGIAGAAAGAATRLSAQEPPRTSPAPGAPGAQIVFDVRAFGAKGDGTTVDTPAINKAIEAVASAGGGTLHFPSGTYLSYTIRLKSKVALYLDQGTTILAAESGPGGQYDAAEPNQWDHYQDYGHSHWRNSLIWGEDIHDFSIIGPGLIWGKGLSRGTRQGPRAEDPGVGNKAISLKNCHNVILLDFSILHGGHFGILATGVDNFTIDNLMIDTNRDGIDIDCCRNVRVINCSVNSPWDDGICLKSSFGLGYARATEMVTISDCLLTGSFEEGTLLDGTCKPFPPDANIPRNGRIKFGTESNGGFKRITVSNCVFDGCRGLALEAVDGALLEDVTVTNISMCDIVDGPIFIRLGDRMRGPEGVPVGALRRVIITNIVCSNAASNISSLFTGLVGHPIEDVKLSNILIEHRGGGTAAQAAFQPPEEERERYPEPRRFGDMPSHGFYIRHVKGIEMNDVKILAQHEDARPAFVLEDVRGADFFRIKTPRVPNVPTFSLKAVEDFKVGQSSTVPDTHIDKVDNKKL; this is encoded by the coding sequence TTGAGTTCAAACCAGGAGAGTACGCGCAGGAAATTTCTGCATCTTACGGCTGCCGGCATTGCTGGCGCAGCGGCCGGGGCAGCCACAAGATTGTCAGCGCAGGAGCCCCCTAGAACATCTCCGGCTCCCGGTGCGCCGGGCGCTCAAATCGTCTTTGACGTTCGTGCCTTCGGCGCCAAGGGCGATGGCACTACTGTAGATACCCCAGCAATTAATAAGGCTATTGAAGCTGTAGCCTCGGCCGGAGGAGGAACTCTACATTTTCCTTCCGGCACTTATCTTTCCTACACCATTCGTCTCAAGAGCAAAGTTGCCCTTTATCTTGATCAAGGAACTACGATCCTCGCCGCGGAGAGCGGACCTGGCGGCCAATACGATGCCGCCGAGCCGAACCAGTGGGATCACTACCAGGACTACGGCCACAGTCACTGGCGCAACAGTCTCATTTGGGGAGAGGACATTCACGATTTCTCCATCATCGGTCCAGGCCTGATCTGGGGCAAAGGACTCAGCCGTGGCACGCGTCAAGGACCGCGGGCGGAAGATCCCGGAGTGGGAAACAAGGCGATTTCGTTAAAGAATTGTCATAACGTTATTCTTCTGGATTTCTCTATTCTTCACGGCGGTCACTTTGGGATTCTTGCCACTGGCGTTGACAACTTCACCATCGACAATCTGATGATCGACACCAACCGCGATGGAATCGACATCGATTGCTGTCGCAATGTCCGGGTGATCAACTGCAGCGTGAACTCGCCTTGGGATGACGGCATCTGTCTCAAGAGCTCTTTTGGGCTTGGCTACGCGCGGGCGACTGAGATGGTCACCATTAGCGACTGCCTGCTTACCGGAAGTTTCGAAGAGGGAACTCTGCTGGATGGTACGTGCAAACCGTTTCCACCCGACGCGAACATTCCCCGAAATGGCCGCATCAAGTTCGGCACGGAATCGAATGGCGGTTTCAAACGCATCACTGTCTCAAACTGCGTGTTCGATGGCTGCAGGGGCCTAGCTTTGGAGGCTGTCGATGGTGCTCTTCTCGAGGATGTGACCGTTACCAATATCAGCATGTGCGACATCGTGGATGGACCCATCTTCATTCGTCTCGGCGATCGCATGCGCGGTCCTGAGGGCGTTCCAGTTGGAGCGTTGCGGCGCGTTATCATCACCAATATCGTGTGCTCCAACGCTGCCTCTAACATTTCTTCACTCTTCACCGGGCTCGTGGGACATCCCATTGAGGATGTGAAGCTGAGCAATATCCTTATTGAGCACCGGGGCGGCGGTACTGCGGCGCAGGCGGCGTTTCAACCGCCGGAGGAGGAGCGGGAACGATATCCGGAGCCCAGAAGGTTCGGCGATATGCCTTCACATGGCTTTTACATTCGCCACGTAAAAGGAATCGAGATGAACGATGTGAAGATTCTCGCGCAGCACGAAGATGCTCGTCCGGCGTTCGTGCTCGAGGACGTGCGCGGAGCCGATTTCTTTCGCATCAAAACTCCAAGGGTTCCCAATGTGCCCACCTTTTCCCTGAAAGCCGTCGAGGATTTCAAAGTGGGTCAAAGTAGTACTGTGCCCGATACGCACATAGACAAGGTCGATAACAAGAAGTTGTAA
- the uxaC gene encoding glucuronate isomerase, with the protein MGFITENFLLRTKAARHLYREYAADQPILDYHCHLSAKEIADNHRFRDLTEIWLEGDHYKWRAMRANGVPERYCTGNAKPYEKFLAWARTVPDTLRNPLYHWTHLELKRYFGIDKLLDENSAEEIWNRANELLAQDDLSVQGILEKFRVIAVCTTDDPVHSLKHHERIKNAGIATAVFPTFRPDRALHIENPSSFNDWTDQLGAAANTNIARFNDFLDALRKRHQDFHDHGCRLSDHGLQQCYVDPCTEAEASATFDKVRSGQKPEPGEVMKFASFLMLLFGHLDAEKGWTKQLHLGAYRNANTRALKTLGRDTGFDAIGDWPQADALARYLDRLDHDNRLPKIVVYNVNPTDNYVFATVAGSFQDGSIPGKVQFGSGWWFLDQKEGMEWQMNALSNCGLLSRFIGMVTDSRSFMSHPRHEYFRRVLCNLIGNEVEAGELPDDDELVGTMIRNICFENAARLLELPIPEQSGIAVSSTR; encoded by the coding sequence ATGGGATTTATTACGGAGAATTTTCTTCTAAGAACGAAAGCCGCTCGTCACCTATATCGCGAATACGCAGCCGATCAGCCAATTCTCGATTACCACTGCCATCTGTCGGCGAAGGAGATCGCCGACAATCATCGCTTCCGCGATCTCACCGAAATATGGCTCGAAGGCGATCACTACAAGTGGCGGGCGATGCGCGCCAATGGTGTCCCCGAACGCTATTGCACTGGGAACGCGAAGCCGTACGAGAAGTTCCTGGCATGGGCACGAACGGTTCCGGACACGCTGCGCAATCCGCTGTATCACTGGACCCACCTGGAACTAAAACGGTACTTCGGAATCGACAAGCTGCTTGACGAGAACAGCGCGGAAGAGATTTGGAATCGCGCGAACGAACTACTCGCCCAGGACGATCTGAGTGTGCAAGGAATCCTGGAAAAGTTTCGCGTCATTGCCGTCTGCACTACGGACGATCCCGTTCACTCCCTCAAGCATCACGAGCGCATCAAGAATGCGGGGATCGCTACCGCAGTATTTCCCACGTTCCGTCCGGACCGCGCGCTGCACATCGAGAATCCCTCGAGCTTCAACGATTGGACCGATCAGCTCGGAGCTGCCGCGAACACGAACATCGCGCGCTTTAACGATTTTCTAGACGCACTGCGGAAACGCCACCAGGACTTTCATGATCACGGGTGTCGCCTGTCAGACCACGGACTGCAGCAATGCTATGTAGATCCATGCACGGAGGCAGAAGCGTCAGCAACTTTCGATAAGGTCCGGAGCGGTCAGAAGCCAGAGCCTGGCGAAGTTATGAAGTTCGCGAGCTTCCTCATGCTGCTGTTTGGCCATCTTGATGCGGAGAAGGGGTGGACCAAGCAACTGCACCTTGGAGCTTACCGAAATGCCAATACGCGAGCATTGAAGACGCTTGGGCGCGATACCGGCTTCGATGCGATCGGTGATTGGCCCCAGGCAGATGCTCTTGCCCGCTACCTTGATCGGCTCGATCACGACAATCGACTGCCGAAGATTGTCGTCTACAACGTTAATCCCACGGACAATTACGTTTTTGCCACGGTCGCCGGAAGTTTTCAGGATGGTTCCATTCCGGGAAAAGTACAATTTGGCAGCGGCTGGTGGTTCCTCGATCAGAAGGAAGGCATGGAGTGGCAGATGAATGCTCTCTCCAATTGCGGATTGCTCTCGCGTTTCATTGGTATGGTGACCGACTCGCGTTCATTCATGTCGCATCCGCGTCACGAATACTTCCGCCGCGTGCTCTGCAACCTGATCGGCAACGAGGTCGAAGCCGGAGAGTTGCCCGACGATGACGAGCTTGTGGGAACCATGATCCGGAATATTTGCTTCGAAAATGCAGCCCGTTTGCTGGAACTTCCCATTCCGGAGCAGTCGGGAATCGCGGTCAGTTCGACGCGGTGA
- a CDS encoding STAS domain-containing protein, which yields MLKEATKLNLTIQVLGDVAVLRCSGRITAEDTENLRNAVLTPSDIHTVVLDLAEVSTVDAAGLGILASLRLWATETGTQLKLMNLAPLVEEVLEITNLKEQFEICSLSEMLDLLCRAIHQPRMAPPARRSESNLSARVCCA from the coding sequence GTGCTTAAGGAAGCGACCAAGCTGAATTTGACGATCCAAGTCCTGGGTGATGTGGCAGTCTTGCGCTGCAGTGGACGCATCACCGCGGAAGACACCGAAAACCTACGAAACGCGGTTTTGACTCCCTCGGACATTCACACCGTGGTGCTCGATCTGGCAGAAGTGAGCACTGTGGATGCTGCCGGATTGGGAATTCTGGCGTCTCTACGCCTTTGGGCCACAGAGACGGGCACACAGTTGAAGTTGATGAACCTGGCTCCGCTTGTGGAAGAAGTGCTTGAAATCACGAACCTGAAAGAACAGTTTGAGATTTGCTCACTCTCCGAGATGCTTGACCTGCTGTGTCGTGCCATTCACCAACCGCGAATGGCACCACCAGCCAGGCGGTCCGAGTCTAACCTCTCTGCGCGAGTGTGCTGCGCGTAA